The DNA window AACATCACAAATCTAAATATACTATTGTGCAAAATGTTTAGTTAGATGTTATTACAATTTAAGTTGCATCACTAATCATTATTTGAATTCTGAAAgtccatgattaaaatattagCTTTGAAAGAAGCTGAACTGTCCAAAATCTTAAACTTGTATTTGCTTGTAAGTGATGTTTTATGTATGCATATTTAGTATATTTAAGTGAGAGCTGGTAACTCTTCGCAGCTTGCTGTTCTAGGAGGGTCTTTTCTGGGAACATACCTTTCTGAGAAGGTCGGTGGTTTCTGTTAGACGTGTTTATCATAGATGAACGTTAATTATTCCATTGTTGGTAAAATCTTGGATCATCTGATCTAGCTAGCCTAGCTAAGAATTGTGACAATGAAAACAGGTTATTGCGTACATTGGTGGTACTCTGTTCCTTGTCTTTGCTGCTGTTACACTGATTGAGATCTTCACTTGAAGTCAACATTACCAACATTACCTCTGCCTGCATTGAAGACCTTAGAGTGTATTTTTGCGGGATTATATTCTACATGAGAGTTGAAGTTAAGCTGCTCAATCTgtggaaaatatatttttttacttcGAGCTAGGTAGCCAGGTCCTTGATTATTGTATCTATACTTTTTCAAAAGGAAATTTTGGAATTTCAATGCAGATAATAGGCTTTCGATTTTCTGTTCCATATGAAATGTTTAACAAATCACACTACACAATCTGGTCTTGTATGTATGTATTAGGATCGAAACGGTGGCTATGCAGTCTAGAGGCTAGGGAGAGGATAGCCCTGCTTGGCTCAAAATATGAAAGTACTTGCTGCAGAGTTGCAATTATTTTTACATGTTAGGATCCAAAAGGGTATCTGTGCGGAAAATTAAGTTAGCATATAGTAAATAATGTAAGGACTTCTTTACGTGTTTGAAGTCTAAATACCTCTCTTTTTGTTTAGGAAAGGATCCACTAAAAAGGTTTCAGGACGACGTTAGTTGAGTATTCTATAATTTCACAAACCACTTGTAGCGTTTAAAATATTATCCCAAGAAATGAGAATTCATCTGAAATATAAATCGTCGTACATAATCTTCGATGTCATCTCTAATTGCTCTCATGTGGTAGACTTTATCATCAATCTTCTCAAAGTTCTTCACGTTGGCAGGTCCATGCCCCCGGTTTGTGCGAATGAATGTACATGCATCCCTGTCAATCTACGAAACCAAGCCACAAAACACACCATGGATCCTTACCATCTCCGAGGTCAGATCCATGGATAATACTGGAGGTAAATTGGACATGACACCGAGTCGAGCCAAAAAATGGACATGACAGTTGTGTAACgacaaccaaaatattttcaaagaatTTGGAATATCTTTTGAATTAAGAATAATAAAATGATTTCGACATTTGGAAATACTAGTTATGTTTTCAATTATCGAAACATACTTTTCAAGTTGTCAAGTTCTTACGATGAGTAAATAATGGTCTTGTGGTTTATAAAATGAAAGAAGAGTCATATTGCAAAACACAGAAAATGTTGAACATATTTGTGATGCAAATGGGAGGAGGGCATGTGAGCACATATGAAAAAATGGCAGCCTCACCCACAAATGTGCATGGGGAAGAGATAACCTTCCCTTCCACAGACAGACCATACATCTTCATCTCTTAGAGATTTGCAGTAGCAGAGCATAGCAGCCATGATAATGGCCCCTTCAAAAACCTTTGTCAACACCACCCCCAACCCAAAACTCACCCCTCTTCCCAAAATATTCCTGCCCACATTCCCTAAACCACCCCTTCAACTTCCCTCCTCTCTCAAGTCTGTCCCTTCCCTCCTCGCTGCCGCTGCCTCCTTCCAACGCGCCTCCCTCACTGGCCGAGGAAATGGAGAAGTCCCAGCTTTTCGACTTCAACCTGACACTCCCCTATCATAGCCGTCGAATTCTTGTTCCTCATGTTCGCATTGGACAAGGTATATTACAGCCCCCTGGGGAAATTCATGGATGAGAGAGACTCCGCCATCAGAGAGAAGCTGAACATCGTTAAAGATACTTCCGCGGAGGTGAAGGCACTGGAGGAGCAGGCTGCGGCGGTGTTAAAGGCGGCGAGGGCGGAAATATCCGCGGCCCTCGACAAGATGAAGAGGGAGACTCAGCTTGAGGTCGAGCAGAAGCTAGCGGAGGGGAGGAAGAAAGTGGAGTCAGAGCTGCAAGAGGCGCTGGCTAGCTAGGAGAAGCAGAAGGAAGACACCATCAAAGCTCTTGATTCTCAGATTGCTGCACTTAGCGACGAAATTGTGAAGAAGGTCCTCCCTGTTTCTTGAATTACTGTGGAGGGTTGTAATTTATGTATCATTTAtagtgaagtttgatccttttCTTTTTGTTCATATCGATCAATATTCAAAGATGTCCAAGATTTCCCTTCTCTATTACGTGTCGATGGCAAAATACTCCTATGCTGTTCATTGCAGACTAATGATATTCGTTATTTAGTGCTTTCAGTCAATTTTTCCTAGACAAGTTCTTGAGTTAGCTTATGCTTAATAGTTACCAGCTGTAATTAGATAGTTGGAGTCAATCCTGACTCCAGGAAACGAGAAGGTAATGAAAAAGAAGAATTTGGGCAAGTTTTCTGAACGTTTATTATTGCTGCTTGTAAGTTAAATGACCAAGAATTGTAAAAGTGGGTTGAGGAAACAGTAAAGTAGCTCCTGCTGATGAACTTTTTCAGCCACATATATAGCCATAGGTGGTGCGTTGGGGCAGCGGTTGGACTATTTAAGTATATGGTCTATGGAAGTGATTAAAGTTCAGTTGCTCTTTTATGAACTTAAAAATTGTTCTACATCACTTGAAAGAAGCAGCCatggcttaaattaaatcctgTTTTAACAATCTAGGAAAATAGTTGGTTTGgttgcaaaaaaaatattttgctttCTTGAATCTATCTGCTTCATCTGCATATTTAAGAACTGGATTTTTTCATACATTTATTTGTTTGGAACAACCAGTTTATGTTGGCAGTACTAGAGGTAAAGAAGATCATATTTACATTGATTATATATGTACCACATTGATAGCTGTTTTCTTTCATCATTATCTCAAGGAAAACTAAAAGTCAATATTATCATTGCATGGATTAACCCTTTTCTTAATTTCTTGAGTAACTTGGAACAATGCCAAAAAATTTGGTCAACATTAATATTGAGTAAAGAATACAATTGAGATCACACCTTTCCGGTCCTTTCTGTTTGGATTTCGATTCAATGTTCGCCGTTATCTATCTAATCCTTATATTTAATCGTCTAAGCCATACAGAATGTAAAATCATATGAAACACATCAAACCTCTGGGCTGGCTGGTTCAAAACAAAATGTTTCCTTACAGCTTTCAAACCATCCCTCAACCTTGTATATCGTTCTCCTGAGTCTGCTATTTCGAGCAATATCTCTTTCAGTCGTGAAATTTCCATAATATCAACCTGTATCGAGAAAGCTTCCCACCTTAGAACATCACTAAAAGGCAACACGTAGTGATCAGATAATATCACAGGGATGCATTCAGCATGAATGGCCTCCACTATCCTTGGGCTAGCTACTTCATATCCACTTGGACATAAGCAAAATTTGGAACTTAACATAAAGTCATAATAATCCTGATCTTTACGAAGGTATTCATGAACTTGGAGGTCCTTGTCACGGTCTTTCCAAAAGTTGAGGAGGATTGGCCTGATGGGGCCGTGAACACCACCTGCGAAGAATGCAAGGTATGGCCTTGAAATGTTGGACGGCGGTGACCTCAGCTTGGGATTTATGTTGCCATCATAAAGATTGATTTCTGGTAAGCTTGCATCTTTTTGTGGATTGAAACCTTCAGAGGAATTGGCATTGCACAATACCCTAATTGATGTGTTGTATAGGAATGCATTTCCCTGTGAAGCCAAAGGCccctaaaaaaataaacaataaaaaatcaACGATGAGAATATTCTAAAGAGGTTATCATTTGATTGAGAACTTTTAGGTCATTATTTTATATAGATCAAACACAAGATGTATCTTTATGATTACCCAATCATGGCAAGAGAGCATGAAATGATCAGCTCCTCGAGTTCTATTCCAGAAGGGGTGTTTTGTCGATATAATTCTCACATAATCAGATACAAAAACTTTGAGTGGACTGACATCATGTGAGTTAGGCTTGTACAGGTACTTGACCATATGTGCGACACTGAAGGGCAAGAAATAAACATGAGCAGCCTTGGGATTTCTTGTCCTGAAGCCGTTATTTCCATTCTCCATCTCATGTATGAATCGTCCTTCACTTGAGTAAATGCTTTTGCACGGCCCATCATGTAGTATTGGGATCTCCCCTTCTTCATATACGTAAATCTTAAATCTTCTTTCCATTTCCATGTAACTCCTAAGAATAATTTTCAAACGCAAAATTCAGCAAAAGATTCTATAAGTTGTAAAATCTTTTACAATGACTGgtacttaaaaaaaataaaaaaatctcacTGATTATTCAAACCTAGTAGAGAATAGAAATCGAAAACCGAACAAAAATTCTTAGCATAAATCGAAAACGAGAACCACTCACTGATAAAATGCCACTGGATGTCGGTAGATTTCGGCGCTGCCATTGCTTTTGTTGACGGAATTAGCTGCTTTTCTGATTGCTGATCGAGCTTTAGCTAGTCCCATCTCCAAAATAGCAATATCTGCTCTGCCCTGCAATTACACAACCAAGTAAACGTCCAATCGCCATCGCCAATTCATCAAACTCAAATCATATATCCACAGACAAAATGAACATGATAACTGACAGGTTTTGCACAACGCACGAAACTAATGATCAAAACGTCAACATTCTTTCGAAATGGAAGTTGTTTTGCAATTCCACATCTGTAGATATAAGTTAAGTATCAATTCATTCATACCTTCGAATTTCCAGCGGAATCGAACGACGACCCAACCTGATCAATTGTCTTATCCTCGAGGAAGAAAACAATGGCAATTGATGCTACAGTAACTGCGGAGAACACAATGACTCCATCAGTCTTCCTCATCAGCGCCATTTCTCTCTCAGATTGAGTTTACATACGTATGCTCATgctatgtgtgtgtgtgtgtgttgcaTGGATGATGAAGGCGACGGTTTGATTTGAGAGAGGGAGGGAATGAAAACGCGGGGaattgtgtgtatatatatatatttcttataTAAAATTcactatttatttttatttttatttttattgtgacattaattaatattagtaGTAGTAGTGatgtcaaaaattttaaaattaacaaaaataataataataataatattattattattaaaattagggGTGAACTGATTTAATCGAAAAATTCGGTTTGATTAGTTCAGAAATtggatttgtttttaaaaaaattgatttatccaatttgatatcaattatttattattattatcaaaatTAGGGATGAACTGATTTAATCAGAAAATTCGGTTCGATTAGTTTagaaaatagatttttttttcaagtttaatatcaattattgttataaaatatcatagaattcaatatttttatatgcaattatttaattaaatttaaaaataa is part of the Primulina tabacum isolate GXHZ01 chromosome 18, ASM2559414v2, whole genome shotgun sequence genome and encodes:
- the LOC142533831 gene encoding putative glycosyltransferase At5g25310, producing the protein MGLAKARSAIRKAANSVNKSNGSAEIYRHPVAFYQSYMEMERRFKIYVYEEGEIPILHDGPCKSIYSSEGRFIHEMENGNNGFRTRNPKAAHVYFLPFSVAHMVKYLYKPNSHDVSPLKVFVSDYVRIISTKHPFWNRTRGADHFMLSCHDWGPLASQGNAFLYNTSIRVLCNANSSEGFNPQKDASLPEINLYDGNINPKLRSPPSNISRPYLAFFAGGVHGPIRPILLNFWKDRDKDLQVHEYLRKDQDYYDFMLSSKFCLCPSGYEVASPRIVEAIHAECIPVILSDHYVLPFSDVLRWEAFSIQVDIMEISRLKEILLEIADSGERYTRLRDGLKAVRKHFVLNQPAQRFDVFHMILHSVWLRRLNIRIR